In one window of Tolypothrix sp. PCC 7712 DNA:
- a CDS encoding MerC domain-containing protein — MSKPDYQKDIQRRLDQVAIAFSGLCTIHCLLTPVLFIFFPVLSATFVIGEDFHDLLLWFVLPVSLFALLLGYFRRRDKVALLLGAIGLSQLIIAAIFGNEFFNELSEVIVTSLGSLILIAGHIRNYQLCACDECKV, encoded by the coding sequence ATGAGCAAGCCAGACTATCAAAAAGACATCCAGAGACGATTAGACCAGGTAGCAATCGCATTCTCTGGGCTTTGTACAATCCATTGTTTGCTAACTCCCGTCTTATTCATCTTCTTCCCAGTTCTGAGTGCAACATTCGTCATAGGTGAGGATTTTCATGACCTTCTATTGTGGTTTGTATTGCCCGTCAGCTTATTCGCTCTATTGCTAGGCTATTTCCGGCGTAGAGACAAAGTGGCACTCTTGTTAGGGGCGATCGGTTTAAGTCAGCTAATCATTGCTGCAATTTTTGGAAACGAGTTTTTCAATGAATTGAGTGAGGTAATCGTAACTTCCTTGGGTAGTTTGATTTTAATTGCTGGACATATCCGAAATTATCAATTGTGTGCTTGTGATGAGTGCAAAGTATAA
- a CDS encoding tetratricopeptide repeat protein, with the protein MAQNWLRITHQDGKIQLSWQRGLSAPRSAPPVSFEHPFDEETLTDLRWYLEKFLPFPYGIFPNKAKKIEHKFQEWGQRLFELVFPRNTKAWDFFCEATREGLDKCEINISSDDPTVLNLPWELLYSLDYQFLAPSLAGMYRSLSGHPVRAEMGKLPQDKLNILLVIARPYGEKDVALKTIARPLLEALKPIQKYVNLKVLRPPSFEEFERELNAHKGFYHIVHFDGHGNFDPDSTGFQYSFGSKGQGVLVFENIDGSPQIITATQIAQSLNDCRVPIFVLNACKSAQEGDGSFSSVATRLVSLGAKGVVAMSYNVQVEAAKHFIGRFYQQLVLGTDVSTAVAAARRQVINQRLRPSPKGDFPLADWIVPVLYQQETCTPFVPTSNSTEDILDIENFLEEPVSNLVGFPEQGRYGFIGRDYDILRLERAFRQNNVVLLQGMGGVGKTELTAGFARWLEETQGREKIFFTFFESGASLSRVVNEVGRAAWGNKFSQYAAEQQQRAVLKYLQSQPCLLIWDNFEPVAGFPERNEPLLSADELDDLKRFLKELRGGKTWVLITSRREETWLDCGYSLVNLQGLSPVDAQEFAAKILRSLGVEIKNLPEEYLDLLKLLGGHPFSLRVVLPHLRSQTPTQVIEALRQGLNSLEKKTEVGRDKSLTASLDYSFSKLSKKARRHLPFLGLFSERVYEYWLSIFVGKPGSEVEHAYRNVFGHNNVKASDWQQILDEATEVGILEYLGSKVYKIHPALPWYLRQKLNAIANNVKIQELEKYLLMFYAALAENYANEIICNPESTSLMLRIEESNFLHMLYLAEKKQDWHIVRLILSILGEIYKRWSRKQEFNSLRQRILNRIGTKLKYVKEKGDAAFDLWMYLQNNIANEASAIHDYEKAKLIYQQVLNELVSLNSASVNDGIATLSNNLAGIAIKLRDFDTASVNLQTALNIRESSGDFHRAAGIYLNISELAKTQRQFSKAIDYSQRALKIYENVKDLYKVGDAYSKLAEIAREQRQYEQAISHSKEAVRIYEHFGDCYQAASIYHEIGNIKHLQGQDEESTKYYHKSLKIYEDAKDWCNAADEYLQLGNVATTQHKLDDAIAYYQKALSIFKETENRDKLATVYHQLGLMLHQHQLFEHAIIYCQKALEIREEFEDWYKASDDYLLLAIIAQAQQLFELAFNFYQKAFMIFNHFQDWYKVPLTLRGLGDISKTQYLWSDSLKFYLQALIIDGQNYQEWVDLLINDLAHILQYLGETEFNIIWQEVTGHECEGEICSAIWSVRDTLPAMDVPLCS; encoded by the coding sequence ATGGCGCAAAATTGGTTGCGGATTACTCATCAAGACGGCAAAATCCAACTTTCTTGGCAACGGGGACTCTCTGCACCGCGTTCTGCACCCCCTGTAAGCTTTGAGCATCCCTTTGATGAGGAGACGCTTACCGATTTGCGCTGGTATCTAGAAAAGTTTTTACCCTTTCCCTATGGCATCTTTCCTAATAAAGCGAAGAAAATCGAGCATAAGTTCCAAGAATGGGGACAGAGGTTGTTTGAGTTAGTCTTTCCTCGCAACACCAAAGCCTGGGATTTTTTCTGTGAAGCGACTAGAGAAGGGTTGGATAAGTGCGAAATTAATATTTCCTCCGATGACCCCACAGTGTTAAATTTGCCTTGGGAGTTACTATATTCTCTTGACTATCAATTTCTCGCACCATCTTTGGCTGGGATGTATCGCAGTTTAAGCGGTCATCCAGTAAGGGCAGAGATGGGAAAATTACCCCAAGATAAGTTAAATATTTTGCTGGTAATTGCACGTCCCTATGGTGAAAAAGATGTAGCTCTCAAAACTATTGCCCGTCCCCTGTTGGAGGCGCTAAAACCGATTCAAAAGTATGTCAACCTCAAGGTTTTGCGTCCACCCAGCTTTGAAGAATTTGAGCGGGAACTGAATGCACACAAAGGTTTTTACCACATAGTGCATTTTGATGGGCATGGTAACTTTGACCCAGATAGCACCGGATTTCAATATTCCTTTGGCAGTAAAGGACAGGGGGTGTTGGTATTTGAAAATATTGATGGTTCGCCGCAAATTATCACAGCGACCCAAATTGCTCAAAGTTTAAATGATTGTCGTGTACCAATTTTTGTTTTGAATGCCTGCAAATCTGCACAGGAGGGAGATGGTAGTTTTTCTTCAGTGGCGACACGCTTAGTGTCCTTGGGGGCGAAAGGTGTGGTAGCGATGTCTTATAACGTGCAGGTGGAAGCAGCGAAACATTTTATTGGGCGGTTTTATCAGCAATTGGTATTGGGAACCGATGTATCAACTGCGGTGGCAGCAGCGCGAAGACAGGTTATAAATCAACGCCTGCGTCCTAGTCCTAAAGGTGATTTCCCTTTGGCTGACTGGATAGTTCCGGTGTTGTATCAGCAAGAAACCTGCACGCCGTTTGTGCCAACTAGTAATTCTACGGAAGATATTCTTGATATTGAGAACTTCCTAGAGGAGCCTGTCAGTAATTTGGTGGGGTTTCCAGAACAGGGGCGCTACGGCTTTATAGGGCGAGATTACGATATTTTAAGGTTAGAGCGGGCGTTTCGCCAAAATAATGTCGTTTTGTTACAAGGTATGGGTGGGGTTGGAAAAACTGAGCTAACCGCAGGATTTGCGCGGTGGTTGGAGGAAACCCAGGGGCGAGAAAAAATATTCTTTACTTTCTTTGAGTCTGGTGCATCGTTGAGTCGGGTTGTAAATGAAGTAGGAAGGGCGGCTTGGGGAAACAAGTTTTCCCAATATGCAGCAGAGCAACAACAACGAGCAGTATTAAAATATCTACAATCTCAGCCTTGTTTGTTGATTTGGGATAATTTTGAACCAGTGGCGGGTTTTCCGGAGAGGAATGAGCCGTTGTTGAGTGCAGATGAGCTAGATGATTTAAAGCGCTTTCTTAAGGAATTGCGTGGTGGAAAAACTTGGGTGTTGATTACCAGCCGTCGTGAAGAAACTTGGCTCGATTGTGGGTACAGTTTGGTAAATTTGCAGGGATTATCACCTGTCGATGCCCAGGAATTTGCAGCGAAGATTTTGCGATCGCTGGGTGTGGAGATAAAAAACCTGCCCGAAGAGTATTTAGATTTGTTGAAATTACTGGGGGGACATCCGTTTTCATTGCGGGTGGTTTTGCCACATCTGCGATCGCAGACACCAACGCAGGTAATTGAGGCTTTGCGTCAGGGGTTGAATAGTTTGGAAAAAAAAACTGAAGTCGGAAGGGATAAGTCGCTGACAGCTTCGTTGGATTATTCGTTTAGCAAGTTGTCGAAGAAAGCGAGGAGACATTTACCTTTTTTGGGATTATTTTCTGAACGAGTTTATGAATATTGGCTTAGTATCTTTGTAGGAAAACCTGGTAGCGAAGTCGAACATGCATATAGAAATGTTTTTGGGCATAATAATGTAAAAGCATCTGATTGGCAACAGATTCTTGATGAAGCAACAGAGGTCGGGATATTAGAATATTTAGGATCAAAAGTTTATAAAATTCACCCTGCACTACCTTGGTATTTACGCCAAAAACTGAATGCTATTGCTAATAATGTAAAAATTCAGGAACTTGAAAAATATTTACTCATGTTTTATGCAGCATTAGCAGAAAACTATGCAAATGAAATTATTTGCAATCCTGAAAGCACTAGTTTAATGTTGCGAATAGAAGAATCTAATTTTTTGCACATGCTATATCTTGCAGAGAAAAAGCAGGATTGGCATATTGTTCGGTTAATTTTAAGTATATTAGGAGAGATATATAAACGATGGTCTCGAAAACAAGAATTTAATTCATTGCGACAGAGAATACTTAATAGAATTGGTACAAAGCTCAAATATGTCAAAGAAAAAGGTGATGCAGCCTTTGATTTATGGATGTATTTACAAAATAATATAGCTAATGAAGCCTCAGCTATTCATGATTACGAAAAAGCAAAGCTTATTTACCAACAAGTTTTAAATGAACTTGTGTCATTAAATAGTGCATCAGTAAATGATGGTATTGCAACATTGAGTAATAATTTAGCTGGTATAGCAATAAAACTGAGAGATTTTGATACGGCGAGTGTTAATTTACAAACAGCATTAAATATAAGAGAATCATCAGGAGATTTTCATAGGGCAGCTGGTATTTATCTAAACATAAGCGAACTAGCAAAAACACAAAGGCAATTTTCTAAAGCTATAGATTATTCTCAACGAGCTTTAAAGATATATGAGAACGTGAAGGATTTATATAAGGTAGGAGATGCATATTCTAAATTAGCTGAGATAGCGAGAGAGCAACGACAATATGAACAAGCAATTAGTCATTCTAAAGAAGCCGTGAGAATTTACGAACACTTTGGGGATTGTTATCAGGCTGCATCTATATATCACGAGATAGGAAACATAAAACATTTACAGGGTCAAGATGAAGAATCAACTAAGTATTATCACAAATCTTTAAAAATTTACGAAGATGCAAAAGATTGGTGTAACGCAGCTGATGAATATCTTCAATTGGGTAATGTTGCGACAACACAGCATAAGCTTGACGATGCTATAGCCTATTATCAAAAAGCTTTGAGTATTTTTAAGGAGACAGAAAACAGGGATAAATTAGCAACTGTCTATCATCAGTTAGGTCTCATGTTACACCAGCATCAATTATTTGAACATGCAATTATTTATTGCCAAAAAGCTTTAGAAATTAGAGAAGAGTTTGAGGATTGGTACAAAGCATCTGATGATTATTTATTATTAGCTATAATAGCGCAGGCACAACAACTGTTTGAACTTGCTTTTAATTTTTACCAAAAAGCTTTTATGATTTTTAATCATTTCCAAGATTGGTATAAAGTTCCATTAACATTGAGAGGTTTGGGTGATATATCAAAAACTCAATATCTTTGGTCAGATTCACTAAAATTTTATCTGCAAGCTTTAATTATAGATGGGCAGAATTATCAAGAATGGGTTGATTTACTTATAAATGATTTAGCTCATATTCTCCAGTACTTGGGAGAAACTGAATTTAACATCATTTGGCAAGAGGTAACAGGTCATGAATGTGAGGGAGAAATATGCTCTGCAATTTGGTCAGTGCGAGATACTCTTCCGGCTATGGATGTGCCACTATGTTCATAA
- a CDS encoding heavy metal translocating P-type ATPase translates to MNSASALKIFQAQIGGMDCGGCAKTIEATLQKLAGVAEAKVSFATQRLSVTYDSQQVNEATIRDRVTALGYSIEPIPNQTTQVQTLSAQTLQAYIGGMDCGGCAKTIATNLQQLPGITEATVNFASERLNVIYDPQQASEADIVKCVTDLGYTVELDNIDVSTENQADNLPSGKSDLGGWQFWLYTRRGQTVVLSGVGLILGLIAEQLLSLPLVAQGFYVISLIVAITPILRAAWIAFKLRRADMNLLMTLAAIGAAILNQWFQGALVIFLFALGTTLQNYTLGRTRNAIRDLMDLTPATATVRRNGQELSVPVESISVGEILTIRPGQRIALDGIVMSGISAVDQSPITGESLPENKEKGDQVFAGTLNQTGFLEVEVTHTAKHTTVARIVHLVEEAQESRAPIQQWVDRFSAIYTPIVLLLAAGIALVPPLFFAQPFGLWFYKALVLLVIACPCALVIATPVSLISAIGAATHKGVLFKGGNALETAGRLTALAFDKTGTITQGLPVVQKVHHLGSMSANMVLLIAASLEKQSEHPLAKAIVAQATAQGLDLETPEDFTAVPGKGIWAKFGQAIYFVGNRRLFEEHNIELSVAAKSLLAEIESQRQTPVLIGTQQGLVGAIALADGLRLESAEAVRLLKRIGLKRLVMLTGDRSTVARQVAQQVGIEEYQAELLPEDKLQAIHQLRRSSVVGMVGDGINDTPALAAADVSFAVGKIDVALETADVVLVGNDLRRLGYAIQLSRRTLSVIVSKG, encoded by the coding sequence ATGAACTCAGCTTCAGCACTGAAAATTTTCCAGGCACAAATCGGTGGAATGGACTGCGGTGGTTGTGCTAAGACAATCGAAGCGACTTTACAAAAACTTGCCGGAGTTGCTGAAGCTAAAGTCAGTTTTGCTACCCAACGGCTTAGTGTAACTTACGACTCGCAGCAGGTGAATGAAGCCACTATTCGAGATAGGGTTACAGCCTTGGGTTACAGCATTGAACCAATTCCCAATCAGACCACTCAAGTTCAAACACTATCGGCTCAAACTCTACAAGCGTATATAGGCGGCATGGACTGTGGCGGCTGTGCTAAAACTATTGCCACAAATTTACAGCAGTTACCGGGAATAACTGAGGCAACGGTTAACTTTGCTTCAGAACGGTTGAACGTAATTTATGACCCGCAACAAGCCAGTGAAGCCGACATAGTTAAGTGTGTTACTGATTTGGGCTACACAGTCGAACTAGATAATATAGATGTTTCCACAGAAAACCAGGCTGATAATTTGCCATCTGGCAAGTCTGATCTAGGTGGATGGCAATTCTGGCTCTATACTCGCCGGGGACAAACGGTTGTTTTGAGTGGCGTTGGGCTAATACTGGGGTTGATTGCAGAACAGCTACTGTCACTACCTCTGGTTGCTCAGGGATTCTATGTTATCAGTTTAATTGTTGCCATCACACCCATTCTCAGGGCAGCCTGGATTGCATTCAAATTGCGTCGTGCTGATATGAACCTGCTCATGACCTTAGCAGCGATCGGGGCGGCAATTTTGAATCAGTGGTTTCAAGGCGCACTCGTCATTTTTCTCTTTGCGCTCGGAACAACGCTGCAAAATTACACACTCGGTCGTACCCGCAACGCGATTCGAGACTTAATGGATCTAACTCCTGCCACCGCAACGGTGAGGCGGAATGGGCAAGAGCTTTCTGTTCCAGTCGAAAGTATATCAGTAGGGGAAATTTTGACCATCCGCCCCGGACAAAGGATTGCTCTCGATGGCATAGTCATGTCTGGGATAAGTGCAGTCGATCAGTCTCCGATTACCGGGGAATCTCTGCCAGAAAACAAGGAAAAAGGAGACCAAGTGTTTGCGGGAACCCTGAATCAGACAGGGTTTTTAGAAGTTGAGGTCACGCATACTGCCAAACATACAACTGTTGCTCGGATTGTTCATCTGGTTGAAGAGGCTCAAGAAAGCCGTGCGCCCATTCAGCAATGGGTTGATCGCTTCTCTGCTATTTACACTCCTATTGTTTTGCTCCTGGCTGCTGGTATCGCCCTTGTTCCGCCTCTGTTTTTTGCCCAGCCGTTCGGTCTCTGGTTCTACAAAGCTTTGGTATTGCTGGTAATTGCCTGTCCTTGTGCTTTGGTCATTGCTACACCTGTTTCACTGATTAGTGCGATTGGAGCCGCCACCCATAAAGGAGTGCTGTTCAAAGGTGGAAATGCGCTGGAGACTGCTGGACGGCTCACAGCTTTAGCCTTTGATAAGACTGGCACGATTACTCAAGGACTGCCAGTGGTGCAGAAGGTACATCATTTGGGTTCGATGAGTGCCAACATGGTATTGCTAATTGCTGCCTCCTTAGAGAAACAGTCAGAACATCCATTGGCAAAAGCCATTGTAGCCCAGGCAACGGCTCAAGGATTGGATTTGGAGACTCCAGAAGACTTTACTGCTGTTCCTGGTAAGGGAATTTGGGCAAAGTTTGGACAAGCTATCTACTTTGTGGGCAATCGCCGATTGTTTGAGGAACACAACATTGAACTTTCGGTGGCTGCTAAATCTCTGTTGGCTGAAATTGAATCTCAAAGACAGACTCCAGTGTTAATTGGAACACAACAAGGATTAGTAGGAGCGATCGCCTTGGCGGATGGATTACGCCTGGAATCCGCAGAAGCTGTGCGTCTGCTCAAACGCATTGGACTCAAACGACTGGTGATGCTGACGGGCGATCGCTCAACCGTAGCACGACAGGTCGCCCAGCAGGTTGGTATTGAGGAGTACCAGGCTGAATTACTACCGGAAGATAAATTGCAAGCTATTCATCAGCTGCGTCGTTCTAGTGTTGTAGGTATGGTAGGCGATGGTATCAATGATACCCCTGCTCTAGCCGCCGCAGATGTCAGTTTTGCTGTGGGCAAAATTGATGTGGCGTTGGAAACTGCTGATGTCGTGCTAGTGGGAAATGACTTGAGACGTTTAGGCTACGCTATTCAACTAAGTCGTCGAACTCTATCGGTCATTGTCTCCAAAGGCTAG
- a CDS encoding tyrosine-type recombinase/integrase produces MENLPVKSVESLAVEVVTLPLDEARVALVDYYFPNRQKINSTQQLIELWVHSVTIKSDQTRRAYRQIGYELVDYMQSRFGISDLRMVTLFHLHAYLAWLKDEKPVRGKKNTYGISKNTAAKYTAAIKSLWEWGTRASIGYFAIDLGKDLSIQWDDKLAERILSEREIAKLEKAAMAVDLQHNTNKMHWLLFTLMFYSGVRAGEIARQTSDYGKRVITPGLFWRQFREDGDCLLLTVTGKRNKTRTISLDPETSTVLLDYRGDASNDRPVFPSPSRRDRGKPLSDRGLRLMMEEISACAGIKFSAHFLRHTHATLAKKNGASDFDLQADLGHASPATTAKYIHHVGRVGTSHALRKKSKHR; encoded by the coding sequence ATGGAAAATTTACCCGTCAAAAGCGTGGAATCACTTGCTGTGGAGGTGGTGACTCTACCGCTTGATGAAGCTCGTGTCGCGCTTGTGGATTATTATTTTCCCAACCGCCAGAAAATTAATTCGACACAGCAGCTAATTGAGCTATGGGTGCATTCTGTCACTATCAAAAGCGACCAAACGCGACGGGCATATCGGCAAATTGGTTATGAGCTTGTCGATTATATGCAGTCGCGGTTTGGGATATCTGATTTGAGGATGGTAACGTTATTCCATCTACACGCTTATCTGGCTTGGCTCAAGGATGAAAAGCCAGTACGGGGAAAGAAAAATACTTATGGAATTAGTAAAAATACTGCGGCTAAGTACACGGCGGCGATTAAAAGTTTGTGGGAATGGGGTACTAGAGCTTCTATTGGTTATTTTGCGATCGACTTGGGCAAGGACTTAAGCATCCAGTGGGACGATAAGCTCGCAGAGCGCATTCTGTCGGAACGCGAGATTGCTAAGTTGGAAAAAGCGGCGATGGCAGTAGACTTACAACACAACACTAATAAGATGCATTGGCTGCTGTTTACTCTCATGTTTTACAGTGGGGTGAGGGCGGGAGAAATTGCCCGGCAAACTTCTGATTATGGTAAGCGCGTAATTACGCCGGGATTATTTTGGCGACAGTTTCGGGAGGATGGGGACTGTCTATTGTTAACTGTGACGGGAAAACGAAATAAAACCAGAACTATTAGTCTCGATCCGGAGACGAGTACGGTGTTACTGGATTATCGTGGGGATGCAAGCAACGATCGGCCGGTGTTTCCTAGTCCCAGCCGGCGGGATAGGGGTAAACCTTTAAGCGATCGCGGGTTGCGACTGATGATGGAGGAAATTTCTGCTTGTGCGGGAATTAAGTTCAGCGCCCACTTTTTGCGCCACACCCACGCAACGCTGGCTAAGAAAAATGGAGCTTCTGATTTTGACTTGCAAGCAGATTTGGGTCATGCTTCCCCGGCGACAACTGCAAAGTACATTCACCACGTCGGGCGTGTTGGGACTTCTCACGCACTGCGTAAAAAAAGCAAACATAGGTAA
- a CDS encoding ArsR/SmtB family transcription factor: MTTCTKTADLKAKLFRGFSDPSRLSILNTLRNGSLTVSEIVDQTGLSQSNVSNHLSCLRCCDLVVRKQQGRFMYYELADMRIAKLLDLADELLADVAKGVRQCSHYELSTKLTTSVQ, from the coding sequence ATGACTACCTGTACTAAAACGGCAGATTTGAAGGCCAAACTCTTTCGAGGATTTTCTGATCCCTCTCGTCTGTCCATCCTTAACACGCTGCGTAACGGTTCACTAACGGTAAGTGAAATCGTTGACCAAACGGGTCTTAGCCAATCAAACGTATCTAATCATCTCAGTTGTCTGCGCTGTTGCGATCTGGTGGTACGCAAGCAGCAAGGACGGTTTATGTACTACGAGCTTGCCGATATGCGAATTGCGAAGCTTTTAGATTTAGCGGATGAATTGCTAGCAGACGTAGCCAAAGGCGTTCGTCAATGCTCTCACTATGAACTGTCAACAAAGTTGACGACCAGCGTTCAATGA
- a CDS encoding siphovirus Gp157 family protein, which produces MTQAIEREINQLTLKELSLDAAKLWSQIEEASELGEEGKVEQLVQELMGVQDGIETKIDAIAWVVDQLNLDLETWEERKVRVAELHDRVISRRKTQLEQIKRTLIHLHEIGLISDKNIGKERVIEIRDNPPKVANLLVEVDDQEFPDEFRVIKYQANNKAILEAYKSGKDISDVAEITIGKQVRFKVQSATKGRNKKNHN; this is translated from the coding sequence ATGACTCAAGCAATTGAACGCGAAATCAATCAACTCACGCTCAAAGAGTTAAGTTTAGATGCTGCTAAACTCTGGTCACAGATAGAAGAAGCAAGCGAGTTAGGCGAAGAAGGTAAAGTAGAACAACTCGTACAAGAACTGATGGGTGTTCAAGATGGTATCGAAACTAAAATCGATGCGATCGCTTGGGTAGTTGACCAGCTAAATCTTGACCTTGAAACCTGGGAAGAAAGAAAAGTGCGAGTAGCCGAACTCCACGACCGGGTAATCTCACGTCGTAAAACTCAACTTGAACAAATCAAGCGTACCCTGATCCATCTACACGAGATTGGATTAATCAGTGACAAAAATATTGGTAAAGAAAGGGTAATTGAAATCAGGGATAACCCACCCAAAGTCGCTAACTTACTAGTAGAGGTAGACGATCAAGAATTTCCTGATGAATTTAGAGTTATTAAGTACCAAGCTAATAATAAGGCAATTCTTGAAGCCTATAAATCTGGTAAAGATATTAGCGATGTTGCTGAGATAACTATTGGGAAACAGGTAAGGTTTAAGGTGCAATCAGCTACTAAGGGGCGCAACAAGAAAAACCACAACTAA
- a CDS encoding SLOG family protein — protein sequence MSNNHPYKMIPDRVIKLAENQIFVFGSNTQGRHGAGSALFARQYCNAEYGNPQGRQGQSWAIVTKDLNKGIRSIPLPQIKSQIEKLVEYAKTHPELEFLTTRIGCNLAGYTDLEIASLISNFNLPPNIWLPQEFVDFLIEDKPTLKVAFTGNSHKKFDEEGWKQVRNRLEAMIVRACDRALEWGYKRIQFYSGMALGVDTAAVEIILGLKEKYSIEINLTAAVHCINQDAKWNNLDKQKYHWLLSQCDAIKFISNLPYQETGGIKCLNARNRWIVNQIKNAHDMMIAIWDGQPGGTANCIADAAKLNRRVIIYNWVTNTYQKLGNW from the coding sequence ATGTCAAATAATCATCCCTACAAAATGATTCCTGATAGAGTTATTAAACTAGCAGAAAACCAGATTTTTGTATTTGGCAGCAACACACAAGGAAGACATGGTGCTGGAAGTGCTTTATTTGCGCGACAGTACTGCAATGCAGAATACGGTAATCCCCAAGGACGGCAAGGACAATCCTGGGCGATCGTGACCAAAGACCTAAATAAGGGTATCCGGTCAATTCCCCTTCCCCAAATAAAATCCCAAATTGAGAAACTAGTCGAATATGCAAAGACTCATCCTGAACTAGAATTCCTAACAACTAGGATTGGATGCAATCTTGCAGGATACACTGACCTAGAGATAGCTTCCCTGATTAGCAATTTCAATCTTCCTCCTAATATCTGGTTGCCCCAAGAGTTTGTTGATTTCCTCATAGAAGATAAACCAACCCTAAAAGTAGCATTTACAGGAAACAGTCACAAAAAATTTGATGAGGAAGGATGGAAGCAGGTGCGTAACCGACTTGAAGCTATGATTGTTCGTGCTTGCGATCGCGCCCTTGAGTGGGGTTACAAACGCATCCAGTTCTATTCAGGCATGGCATTGGGAGTTGATACCGCAGCAGTAGAGATAATCTTAGGACTCAAGGAGAAATACTCCATTGAGATAAACCTCACTGCTGCCGTACACTGCATCAACCAAGATGCCAAATGGAATAATCTCGATAAGCAGAAGTATCATTGGCTCTTATCCCAATGCGACGCTATCAAATTTATTTCCAACTTACCTTATCAAGAAACTGGAGGAATCAAATGTTTAAATGCTCGTAATCGATGGATAGTTAATCAAATAAAAAATGCCCACGATATGATGATTGCTATCTGGGATGGGCAACCTGGAGGAACAGCTAATTGTATCGCTGATGCAGCAAAATTAAACCGGAGAGTCATAATTTATAACTGGGTTACAAACACTTATCAAAAGTTGGGAAATTGGTAA
- a CDS encoding HNH endonuclease, whose product MTSKTRSRYSSNWDTIALEVKSKSDWKCTRCGIQCLRPTDKRDGLNRRERSIKTLVVHHWNYLPEDNRVENLAALCTACHLLFHTRRRGNISPGQLSLW is encoded by the coding sequence ATGACTAGCAAAACCCGCAGTCGCTATTCTTCAAACTGGGATACTATCGCACTTGAGGTCAAATCAAAATCCGACTGGAAATGCACGCGCTGTGGTATACAATGCTTACGCCCAACTGATAAAAGAGATGGGTTAAATCGTAGAGAACGCAGTATTAAAACTTTAGTGGTTCACCACTGGAATTATCTGCCCGAAGATAATCGAGTCGAGAATCTCGCGGCTTTATGCACAGCTTGTCATCTGCTGTTCCATACGCGACGACGGGGAAACATATCACCAGGACAACTATCTTTGTGGTAG
- a CDS encoding GNAT family N-acetyltransferase — protein MQRKISLKRGIDNTSIEAYLVDLGQNHVDDYVNNWVEKLRLFTQEDKYWDWIFKLRYIANQENLEGYAVECENTTQGLMIIETQMHGSRLNIGKRLVYVDGIATAPTNRIEIQRPPQFKGVGQALLNFARIRSVELGYEGRVGLHSLPRSVGFYEKQNMFNCGTEEEYDNLVYFEYGALRQRAGENL, from the coding sequence GTGCAGCGAAAAATTTCATTAAAAAGAGGTATTGATAACACATCTATTGAAGCATATTTAGTAGATTTAGGACAAAACCACGTTGATGATTATGTAAATAATTGGGTCGAAAAATTAAGGTTATTTACTCAAGAAGATAAATACTGGGACTGGATATTTAAATTAAGATATATTGCTAATCAAGAAAATCTTGAAGGTTATGCAGTTGAGTGCGAAAACACAACTCAAGGTTTAATGATAATAGAAACACAAATGCACGGTTCCCGGTTGAATATTGGTAAGAGACTAGTTTATGTTGATGGTATTGCAACTGCCCCCACTAACCGAATTGAAATTCAGCGTCCGCCTCAATTCAAAGGTGTTGGTCAAGCACTTTTAAATTTCGCCAGAATTAGAAGTGTTGAGCTAGGGTATGAAGGTAGAGTTGGGTTGCATTCTTTACCAAGGTCTGTAGGGTTTTATGAAAAACAAAATATGTTTAACTGCGGGACTGAAGAAGAATACGATAATTTGGTTTACTTTGAGTATGGGGCATTGAGACAGAGAGCAGGTGAAAATTTATGA